The window TACCGTCAGTGGAAGTTCCATGCTACCAACGATAGAGGGTTTAGATAAGTACGATAAAGAAAAAATTGGCGATAGACTATTAATTTTTAAAAGTCCATATCTTTTAGGAAAAGAACCGAATTATGGGGATGTTGTTGTTATTGATAGTGATTTAACAAAAGATAGAGGTTTAAAAGATGCCATCGGAGACAATCCTTTTCTCCGAACATTTCAAAATGAAAGAGAAGACCAATACTGGGTGAAAAGGGTAATTGGTAAAGAAGGGGACACCATTTCTTTTTTTGAGGGAAAAGTGTTTAGAAATGGCGAAGAGTTGGAAGAAGAATACTTAAATGAAGAAATGTTCTTTCCATTTGAATCGGTAAAGATACCAGAAAATCATGTTTTTGTAATGGGAGACAATCGAAACGATAGTAGAGATAGTCGCCATATTGGAGCAGTTCCTACAGATCACGTTGTCGGAAAGGTTGTTTTCAGGTTTTACCCGTTTGATAAATTCACATCGTTTTAGACGCTATAGCAAAAGGTTGGATGGCTAAATGCATCCAACCT is drawn from Bacillus alkalisoli and contains these coding sequences:
- the lepB gene encoding signal peptidase I, whose translation is MFKKIFKEIKEWGKAIVIAILLSFVLTAFVAQPFTVSGSSMLPTIEGLDKYDKEKIGDRLLIFKSPYLLGKEPNYGDVVVIDSDLTKDRGLKDAIGDNPFLRTFQNEREDQYWVKRVIGKEGDTISFFEGKVFRNGEELEEEYLNEEMFFPFESVKIPENHVFVMGDNRNDSRDSRHIGAVPTDHVVGKVVFRFYPFDKFTSF